Proteins encoded by one window of Cloeon dipterum chromosome 4, ieCloDipt1.1, whole genome shotgun sequence:
- the tim gene encoding protein timeless isoform X3, with product MALIARAPATECHYWAADVIHASEDTATMEWLLGGPQLQNTGSQLGMQVGNTYRVQDTCLETLVELLAKLSAEDRTLRTFRRALGFSQIIQKDLVPLLIHEKNDVRIIDACIRLLVNLTIPVECLLPMEIMARTDAGRHTIYELNNLLFSAKDAFVEPRSTRSILDFMRKIIDQEEKLSLEQCDGINNCLLLVRNILHIPEQWPMGSPTNTPCSKQNLILWNLFAQGIDKVLIHLMTCTQRGMWSITMVQLIALTYKDQHVGTLQKLLNLWFEASLSESSEDNESNTSPPDQGSGDSSPMLTSDPTSDSSDNSSASTNKSNNMEVGCNNKQHCQRMHTDHIKNPNKMAAELARKAQPAGPAGSGAARGKGGGSKTQHKKDRQHGGESEAQKQTAANQNSESSGSPSIASSSSSSGIGSRPSTSTSVAISQPSPGSSNSSGRPPSPVPSTSSSGASSASLQPATPNNNQTKPGVPGVATNPHVKRSCISSSEMSDCGYGTQVENQESVSTSSNEDDLPQNRGMKPVHQKPHNPNKIRQQKPPTSLSNSDKKEWRRKKLVKRSRTNILNVKALMQHTPTDEDISHLLKEFTVDFLLKGYGPLVQELHLQLLSELGMPVDTSHFFWLVTYFLKFASQLELELENIGPVLSSRVVSYLTFEGVNLSEQLQLALMQQEMDLKPCLRRLHLVVTAIREFIQAVETYRKSNHLSPEDKEFLSQLQTEISTMGDLRNLFVLLLRQYNPSMQSKQYLQDLIATNHILLLFLENCCSKGSSFNMTEHIRQFSTPEMMLQYGRLLESFHENGKFVNDCVFTMMHHISGDMNQVGALFQPGILKTFSLIWEQDFEVCDDWSDLIEYVIHKFVNTPRRGHPMLPLSSVGPELKVEEVPPDLPQPPTLEQNLSRWTKEECDILYWYYVQSAQSDDPVDNIRNMFVENGSSSKTRVAIIEQLYTQDIIPHAQYLDLLKQEAVVRLKGLQGQVNESMDVVEISGSSTPSVVQVSSCNLESQEKQQQSSDNIVSLIALLTAESHASQIVWLQSVLLEMCYVKLHYKTLHSTLHSFTMEPVPYHYSLMRQSVPLVPWNLEQSTVLAYPPFVLLLHKLGFHLPGDVGKVFPRIPHFWTAEVLYATALKLGAINTCALKFDPQELNSSTCSASQLMSINEAEETSLPGPSMSTGIHTLPATSAVPFAPMPEGNANWMQLVTKAKRASREQSPSQDLDSSLSKMSISDDDTNTSASDENRNRKSPTDSENQSNI from the exons ATGGCCCTCATCGCTCGTGCACCCGCCACCGAATGTCATTACTGGGCCGCAGACGTGATTCATGCATCCGAAG ACACAGCAACCATGGAGTGGTTGCTCGGTGGGCCCCAACTTCAAAACACCGGTTCCCAACTGGGAATGCAAGTCGGGAACACATACCGCGTTCAGGACACTTGTCTTG AGACGCTGGTGGAATTGTTGGCAAAACTTTCGGCTGAGGATCGCACGTTGCGGACCTTTCGGCGGGCCTTAGGATTCTCACAGATAATTCAGAAGGACTTGGTGCCGCTACTTATACACGAGAAAAACGATGTCAGGATCATTGACGCCTGCATCCGTCTGCTGGTCAACTTGACCATTCCGGTCGAGTGTCTGCTGCCGATGGAGATAATGGCTCGCACAGACGCCGGTCGACACACCATCTACGAGCTCAACAACTTGCTCTTCTCAGCCAAGGACGCTTTTGTCGAACCCAGGTCCACAAGGAGCATCCTCGACTTCATGCGCAAAATCATAGACCAg GAGGAAAAGCTAAGCCTGGAGCAGTGCGACGGCATCAACAACTGCCTGCTGCTGGTACGTAACATTCTGCACATCCCTGAGCAGTGGCCCATGGGCTCCCCTACAAACACACCATGCAGCAAACAGAACCTCATTCTGTGGAACCTGTTCGCCCAGGGCATCGACAAGGTCCTCATTCACCTGATGACCTGCACACAGAGG GGAATGTGGAGCATCACGATGGTCCAGTTGATTGCTCTCACTTACAAAGACCAACATGTAGGCACGCTGCAAAAACTCTTGAATCTCTGGTTCGAGGCATCACTAAGTGAAAGCTCGGAAGACAACGAGAGCAACACTTCTCCTCCA GATCAAGGATCAGGTGACTCTTCCCCGATGCTGACCTCAGATCCAACGTCAGATTCGTCTGACAACAGCTCTGCCAGCACCAACAAGAGCAACAATATGGAAGTCGGTTGCAACAACAAGCAG CATTGCCAGAGGATGCACACCGACCACATCAAAAATCCAAACAAAA TGGCCGCAGAACTAGCACGCAAGGCTCAACCCGCAGGCCCTGCAGGTTCAGGCGCAGCCAGAGGCAAGGGAGGTGGTAGCAAAACTCAGCACAAAAAGGATCGTCAGCACGGAGGAGAATCTGAGGCCCAAAAGCAAACGGCAGCGAACCAAAATTCAGAG TCGAGTGGCAGCCCCAGCATTGCCAGctcgagcagcagcagtggcatCGGCAGCAGACCATCCACATCCACCTCGGTCGCAATTTCGCAGCCCTCTCCTGGTTCCAGCAATTCGAGCGGGAGGCCTCCGTCGCCAGTGCCGTCCACTTCATCGTCTGGTGCGTCTTCCGCCTCTTTGCAGCCAGCCACGCCGAACAACAACCAGACCAAGCCAGGAGTCCCAG gaGTAGCCACGAACCCGCACGTGAAGCGGAGTTGCATCTCCTCGTCTGAAATGTCTGACTGCGGATACGGCACCCAAGTCGAAAACCAAGAGTCCGTTTCTACCTCCAGCAACGAAGACGATCTGCCGCAAAA CAGGGGAATGAAACCGGTGCACCAGAAGCCGCATAATCCAAACAAAATCAGGCAACAAAAGCCGCCAACGTCGCTATCGAACAGCGATAAGAAAGAGTGGCGGCGCAAGAAGCTGGTCAAGCGGTCGCGGACAAATAT ACTGAACGTCAAAGCTCTGATGCAGCACACGCCGACTGACGAGGACATCTCGCACCTACTAAAGGAGTTCACGGTCGACTTCCTGCTCAAGGGCTACGGCCCCTTGGTGCAGGAACTCCACCTCCAGTTGCTCTCCGAGCTGGGCATGCCAGTGGACACATCGCATTTTTTCTGGCTCGTTACGTACTTCCTAAAATTCGCTTCGCAGCTTGAACTCGAGCTTGAGAACATAGG GCCTGTTCTCTCGTCTCGGGTAGTTTCGTACCTTACCTTCGAAGGCGTTAATTTAAGTGAGCAGCTGCAGTTAGCCCTGATGCAACAAGAAATGGATCTCAAACCCTGCCTGCGGAGGCTGCATTTG GTTGTCACCGCGATCCGGGAGTTCATTCAGGCAGTGGAAACCTATCGGAAGTCAAATCACTTGAGTCCAGAAGACAAAGAGTTTCTTTCACAGCTGCAAA CTGAGATCAGTACAATGGGAGATTTGCGCAATTTGTTTGTGCTCCTGCTGAGACAATACAATCCAAGCATGCAGAGCAAACAGTACCTTCAGGACCTGATTGCCACCAATCACATCCTGCTCCTCTTCTTAGAAAACTGCTGCTCGAAAGGCTCGAGCTTTAACATGACCGAGCATATCAGACA attttcCACACCTGAAATGATGCTTCAGTATGGGAGACTACTGGAAAGTTTCCATGAGAACGGCAAATTTGTGAATGACTGCGTATTTACGATGATGCATCACATCTCTGGAGACATGAATCAAGTCGGCGCTCTCTTTCAACCGGGAATACTGAAAACCTTCTCACTCATCTGGGAGCAGGACTTTGAAGTTTGCGAT GACTGGTCAGACTTGATCGAGTATGTGATCCACAAGTTTGTGAACACTCCGCGCAGGGGTCACCCCATGTTGCCACTCAGCAGCGTCGGTCCAGAGCTAAAAGTCGAGGAAGTCCCTCCTGATCTACCTCAACCGCCAACGCTGGAACAAAATTTGAGCAG ATGGACTAAGGAGGAATGTGATATTCTGTACTGGTACTACGTGCAAAGCGCTCAGAGTGACGACCCAGTTGATAACATTCGCAACATGTTTGTTGAGAATGGTTCTTCAAGCAAAACCCGGGTCGCG ATAATTGAGCAGCTTTACACGCAAGATATCATACCGCATGCCCAGTACCTCGACCTCCTGAAGCAGGAAGCAGTCGTAAGACTTAAA GGACTGCAAGGTCAGGTGAATGAGAGCATGGACGTGGTGGAAATCTCCGGGTCCAGTACGCCCTCCGTCGTGCAGGTCAGCTCCTGCAACCTAGAATCACAGGAAAAGCAGCAACAGAGCTCAGACAACATTGTCAGCCTCATCg cTCTGCTCACCGCAGAGAGTCACGCATCGCAGATCGTGTGGCTGCAGTCGGTTTTGCTGGAAATGTGTTACGTGAAGCTGCACTACAAGACCCTGCACTCGACGCTGCACAGCTTCACCATGGAGCCCGTTCCCTACCACTACTCgc TAATGCGCCAGAGTGTGCCGCTGGTGCCGTGGAATCTGGAACAGAGCACCGTGCTGGCGTATCCACCCTTTGTGCTTTTGCTGCACAAGCTGGGCTTCCACCTACCCGGCGACGTTGGCAAGGTGTTTCCAAGGATACCACACTTCTGGACGGCCGAAGTGCTCTACGCCACGGCCCTCAAACTCGGAGCCATCAACACTT GTGCGTTGAAGTTCGACCCGCAGGAGTTGAACTCAAGCACATGCAGTGCTTCGCAGCTGATGTCGATCAACGAAGCCGAGGAGACCAGTTTGCCAGGACCATCGATGAGCACTGGCATTCACACTTTGCCAGCAACCTCAGCAGTTCCGTTCGCACCAAT GCCCGAGGGAAACGCTAATTGGATGCAACTTGTTACGAAGGCAAAGAGGGCGAGTAG GGAGCAATCGCCGTCGCAGGACCTGGACTCGAGCCTCAGCAAAATGTCCATCTCAGACGACGACACCAACACGTCTGCCAGCGACGAGAACCGTAACAGAAAGTCACCAACAGATTCGGAAAATCAGTCTAACATTTAA
- the tim gene encoding protein timeless isoform X4, with protein sequence MALIARAPATECHYWAADVIHASEDTATMEWLLGGPQLQNTGSQLGMQVGNTYRVQDTCLETLVELLAKLSAEDRTLRTFRRALGFSQIIQKDLVPLLIHEKNDVRIIDACIRLLVNLTIPVECLLPMEIMARTDAGRHTIYELNNLLFSAKDAFVEPRSTRSILDFMRKIIDQEEKLSLEQCDGINNCLLLVRNILHIPEQWPMGSPTNTPCSKQNLILWNLFAQGIDKVLIHLMTCTQRGMWSITMVQLIALTYKDQHVGTLQKLLNLWFEASLSESSEDNESNTSPPDQGSGDSSPMLTSDPTSDSSDNSSASTNKSNNMEVGCNNKQHCQRMHTDHIKNPNKMAAELARKAQPAGPAGSGAARGKGGGSKTQHKKDRQHGGESEAQKQTAANQNSEQSSGSPSIASSSSSSGIGSRPSTSTSVAISQPSPGSSNSSGRPPSPVPSTSSSGASSASLQPATPNNNQTKPGVPGVATNPHVKRSCISSSEMSDCGYGTQVENQESVSTSSNEDDLPQKGMKPVHQKPHNPNKIRQQKPPTSLSNSDKKEWRRKKLVKRSRTNILNVKALMQHTPTDEDISHLLKEFTVDFLLKGYGPLVQELHLQLLSELGMPVDTSHFFWLVTYFLKFASQLELELENIGPVLSSRVVSYLTFEGVNLSEQLQLALMQQEMDLKPCLRRLHLVVTAIREFIQAVETYRKSNHLSPEDKEFLSQLQTEISTMGDLRNLFVLLLRQYNPSMQSKQYLQDLIATNHILLLFLENCCSKGSSFNMTEHIRQFSTPEMMLQYGRLLESFHENGKFVNDCVFTMMHHISGDMNQVGALFQPGILKTFSLIWEQDFEVCDDWSDLIEYVIHKFVNTPRRGHPMLPLSSVGPELKVEEVPPDLPQPPTLEQNLSRWTKEECDILYWYYVQSAQSDDPVDNIRNMFVENGSSSKTRVAIIEQLYTQDIIPHAQYLDLLKQEAVVRLKGLQGQVNESMDVVEISGSSTPSVVQVSSCNLESQEKQQQSSDNIVSLIALLTAESHASQIVWLQSVLLEMCYVKLHYKTLHSTLHSFTMEPVPYHYSLMRQSVPLVPWNLEQSTVLAYPPFVLLLHKLGFHLPGDVGKVFPRIPHFWTAEVLYATALKLGAINTCALKFDPQELNSSTCSASQLMSINEAEETSLPGPSMSTGIHTLPATSAVPFAPMPEGNANWMQLVTKAKRASREQSPSQDLDSSLSKMSISDDDTNTSASDENRNRKSPTDSENQSNI encoded by the exons ATGGCCCTCATCGCTCGTGCACCCGCCACCGAATGTCATTACTGGGCCGCAGACGTGATTCATGCATCCGAAG ACACAGCAACCATGGAGTGGTTGCTCGGTGGGCCCCAACTTCAAAACACCGGTTCCCAACTGGGAATGCAAGTCGGGAACACATACCGCGTTCAGGACACTTGTCTTG AGACGCTGGTGGAATTGTTGGCAAAACTTTCGGCTGAGGATCGCACGTTGCGGACCTTTCGGCGGGCCTTAGGATTCTCACAGATAATTCAGAAGGACTTGGTGCCGCTACTTATACACGAGAAAAACGATGTCAGGATCATTGACGCCTGCATCCGTCTGCTGGTCAACTTGACCATTCCGGTCGAGTGTCTGCTGCCGATGGAGATAATGGCTCGCACAGACGCCGGTCGACACACCATCTACGAGCTCAACAACTTGCTCTTCTCAGCCAAGGACGCTTTTGTCGAACCCAGGTCCACAAGGAGCATCCTCGACTTCATGCGCAAAATCATAGACCAg GAGGAAAAGCTAAGCCTGGAGCAGTGCGACGGCATCAACAACTGCCTGCTGCTGGTACGTAACATTCTGCACATCCCTGAGCAGTGGCCCATGGGCTCCCCTACAAACACACCATGCAGCAAACAGAACCTCATTCTGTGGAACCTGTTCGCCCAGGGCATCGACAAGGTCCTCATTCACCTGATGACCTGCACACAGAGG GGAATGTGGAGCATCACGATGGTCCAGTTGATTGCTCTCACTTACAAAGACCAACATGTAGGCACGCTGCAAAAACTCTTGAATCTCTGGTTCGAGGCATCACTAAGTGAAAGCTCGGAAGACAACGAGAGCAACACTTCTCCTCCA GATCAAGGATCAGGTGACTCTTCCCCGATGCTGACCTCAGATCCAACGTCAGATTCGTCTGACAACAGCTCTGCCAGCACCAACAAGAGCAACAATATGGAAGTCGGTTGCAACAACAAGCAG CATTGCCAGAGGATGCACACCGACCACATCAAAAATCCAAACAAAA TGGCCGCAGAACTAGCACGCAAGGCTCAACCCGCAGGCCCTGCAGGTTCAGGCGCAGCCAGAGGCAAGGGAGGTGGTAGCAAAACTCAGCACAAAAAGGATCGTCAGCACGGAGGAGAATCTGAGGCCCAAAAGCAAACGGCAGCGAACCAAAATTCAGAG CAGTCGAGTGGCAGCCCCAGCATTGCCAGctcgagcagcagcagtggcatCGGCAGCAGACCATCCACATCCACCTCGGTCGCAATTTCGCAGCCCTCTCCTGGTTCCAGCAATTCGAGCGGGAGGCCTCCGTCGCCAGTGCCGTCCACTTCATCGTCTGGTGCGTCTTCCGCCTCTTTGCAGCCAGCCACGCCGAACAACAACCAGACCAAGCCAGGAGTCCCAG gaGTAGCCACGAACCCGCACGTGAAGCGGAGTTGCATCTCCTCGTCTGAAATGTCTGACTGCGGATACGGCACCCAAGTCGAAAACCAAGAGTCCGTTTCTACCTCCAGCAACGAAGACGATCTGCCGCAAAA GGGAATGAAACCGGTGCACCAGAAGCCGCATAATCCAAACAAAATCAGGCAACAAAAGCCGCCAACGTCGCTATCGAACAGCGATAAGAAAGAGTGGCGGCGCAAGAAGCTGGTCAAGCGGTCGCGGACAAATAT ACTGAACGTCAAAGCTCTGATGCAGCACACGCCGACTGACGAGGACATCTCGCACCTACTAAAGGAGTTCACGGTCGACTTCCTGCTCAAGGGCTACGGCCCCTTGGTGCAGGAACTCCACCTCCAGTTGCTCTCCGAGCTGGGCATGCCAGTGGACACATCGCATTTTTTCTGGCTCGTTACGTACTTCCTAAAATTCGCTTCGCAGCTTGAACTCGAGCTTGAGAACATAGG GCCTGTTCTCTCGTCTCGGGTAGTTTCGTACCTTACCTTCGAAGGCGTTAATTTAAGTGAGCAGCTGCAGTTAGCCCTGATGCAACAAGAAATGGATCTCAAACCCTGCCTGCGGAGGCTGCATTTG GTTGTCACCGCGATCCGGGAGTTCATTCAGGCAGTGGAAACCTATCGGAAGTCAAATCACTTGAGTCCAGAAGACAAAGAGTTTCTTTCACAGCTGCAAA CTGAGATCAGTACAATGGGAGATTTGCGCAATTTGTTTGTGCTCCTGCTGAGACAATACAATCCAAGCATGCAGAGCAAACAGTACCTTCAGGACCTGATTGCCACCAATCACATCCTGCTCCTCTTCTTAGAAAACTGCTGCTCGAAAGGCTCGAGCTTTAACATGACCGAGCATATCAGACA attttcCACACCTGAAATGATGCTTCAGTATGGGAGACTACTGGAAAGTTTCCATGAGAACGGCAAATTTGTGAATGACTGCGTATTTACGATGATGCATCACATCTCTGGAGACATGAATCAAGTCGGCGCTCTCTTTCAACCGGGAATACTGAAAACCTTCTCACTCATCTGGGAGCAGGACTTTGAAGTTTGCGAT GACTGGTCAGACTTGATCGAGTATGTGATCCACAAGTTTGTGAACACTCCGCGCAGGGGTCACCCCATGTTGCCACTCAGCAGCGTCGGTCCAGAGCTAAAAGTCGAGGAAGTCCCTCCTGATCTACCTCAACCGCCAACGCTGGAACAAAATTTGAGCAG ATGGACTAAGGAGGAATGTGATATTCTGTACTGGTACTACGTGCAAAGCGCTCAGAGTGACGACCCAGTTGATAACATTCGCAACATGTTTGTTGAGAATGGTTCTTCAAGCAAAACCCGGGTCGCG ATAATTGAGCAGCTTTACACGCAAGATATCATACCGCATGCCCAGTACCTCGACCTCCTGAAGCAGGAAGCAGTCGTAAGACTTAAA GGACTGCAAGGTCAGGTGAATGAGAGCATGGACGTGGTGGAAATCTCCGGGTCCAGTACGCCCTCCGTCGTGCAGGTCAGCTCCTGCAACCTAGAATCACAGGAAAAGCAGCAACAGAGCTCAGACAACATTGTCAGCCTCATCg cTCTGCTCACCGCAGAGAGTCACGCATCGCAGATCGTGTGGCTGCAGTCGGTTTTGCTGGAAATGTGTTACGTGAAGCTGCACTACAAGACCCTGCACTCGACGCTGCACAGCTTCACCATGGAGCCCGTTCCCTACCACTACTCgc TAATGCGCCAGAGTGTGCCGCTGGTGCCGTGGAATCTGGAACAGAGCACCGTGCTGGCGTATCCACCCTTTGTGCTTTTGCTGCACAAGCTGGGCTTCCACCTACCCGGCGACGTTGGCAAGGTGTTTCCAAGGATACCACACTTCTGGACGGCCGAAGTGCTCTACGCCACGGCCCTCAAACTCGGAGCCATCAACACTT GTGCGTTGAAGTTCGACCCGCAGGAGTTGAACTCAAGCACATGCAGTGCTTCGCAGCTGATGTCGATCAACGAAGCCGAGGAGACCAGTTTGCCAGGACCATCGATGAGCACTGGCATTCACACTTTGCCAGCAACCTCAGCAGTTCCGTTCGCACCAAT GCCCGAGGGAAACGCTAATTGGATGCAACTTGTTACGAAGGCAAAGAGGGCGAGTAG GGAGCAATCGCCGTCGCAGGACCTGGACTCGAGCCTCAGCAAAATGTCCATCTCAGACGACGACACCAACACGTCTGCCAGCGACGAGAACCGTAACAGAAAGTCACCAACAGATTCGGAAAATCAGTCTAACATTTAA
- the tim gene encoding protein timeless isoform X8: MALIARAPATECHYWAADVIHASEDTATMEWLLGGPQLQNTGSQLGMQVGNTYRVQDTCLETLVELLAKLSAEDRTLRTFRRALGFSQIIQKDLVPLLIHEKNDVRIIDACIRLLVNLTIPVECLLPMEIMARTDAGRHTIYELNNLLFSAKDAFVEPRSTRSILDFMRKIIDQEEKLSLEQCDGINNCLLLVRNILHIPEQWPMGSPTNTPCSKQNLILWNLFAQGIDKVLIHLMTCTQRGMWSITMVQLIALTYKDQHVGTLQKLLNLWFEASLSESSEDNESNTSPPDQGSGDSSPMLTSDPTSDSSDNSSASTNKSNNMEVGCNNKQHCQRMHTDHIKNPNKMAAELARKAQPAGPAGSGAARGKGGGSKTQHKKDRQHGGESEAQKQTAANQNSEQSSGSPSIASSSSSSGIGSRPSTSTSVAISQPSPGSSNSSGRPPSPVPSTSSSGASSASLQPATPNNNQTKPGVPGVATNPHVKRSCISSSEMSDCGYGTQVENQESVSTSSNEDDLPQNRGMKPVHQKPHNPNKIRQQKPPTSLSNSDKKEWRRKKLVKRSRTNILNVKALMQHTPTDEDISHLLKEFTVDFLLKGYGPLVQELHLQLLSELGMPVDTSHFFWLVTYFLKFASQLELELENIGPVLSSRVVSYLTFEGVNLSEQLQLALMQQEMDLKPCLRRLHLVVTAIREFIQAVETYRKSNHLSPEDKEFLSQLQTEISTMGDLRNLFVLLLRQYNPSMQSKQYLQDLIATNHILLLFLENCCSKGSSFNMTEHIRQFSTPEMMLQYGRLLESFHENGKFVNDCVFTMMHHISGDMNQVGALFQPGILKTFSLIWEQDFEVCDDWSDLIEYVIHKFVNTPRRGHPMLPLSSVGPELKVEEVPPDLPQPPTLEQNLSRWTKEECDILYWYYVQSAQSDDPVDNIRNMFVENGSSSKTRVAIIEQLYTQDIIPHAQYLDLLKQEAVVRLKGLQGQVNESMDVVEISGSSTPSVVQVSSCNLESQEKQQQSSDNIVSLIALLTAESHASQIVWLQSVLLEMCYVKLHYKTLHSTLHSFTMEPVPYHYSLMRQSVPLVPWNLEQSTVLAYPPFVLLLHKLGFHLPGDVGKVFPRIPHFWTAEVLYATALKLGAINTCALKFDPQELNSSTCSASQLMSINEAEETSLPGPSMSTGIHTLPATSAVPFAPMPEGNANWMQLVTKAKRASSPRGKRRK; this comes from the exons ATGGCCCTCATCGCTCGTGCACCCGCCACCGAATGTCATTACTGGGCCGCAGACGTGATTCATGCATCCGAAG ACACAGCAACCATGGAGTGGTTGCTCGGTGGGCCCCAACTTCAAAACACCGGTTCCCAACTGGGAATGCAAGTCGGGAACACATACCGCGTTCAGGACACTTGTCTTG AGACGCTGGTGGAATTGTTGGCAAAACTTTCGGCTGAGGATCGCACGTTGCGGACCTTTCGGCGGGCCTTAGGATTCTCACAGATAATTCAGAAGGACTTGGTGCCGCTACTTATACACGAGAAAAACGATGTCAGGATCATTGACGCCTGCATCCGTCTGCTGGTCAACTTGACCATTCCGGTCGAGTGTCTGCTGCCGATGGAGATAATGGCTCGCACAGACGCCGGTCGACACACCATCTACGAGCTCAACAACTTGCTCTTCTCAGCCAAGGACGCTTTTGTCGAACCCAGGTCCACAAGGAGCATCCTCGACTTCATGCGCAAAATCATAGACCAg GAGGAAAAGCTAAGCCTGGAGCAGTGCGACGGCATCAACAACTGCCTGCTGCTGGTACGTAACATTCTGCACATCCCTGAGCAGTGGCCCATGGGCTCCCCTACAAACACACCATGCAGCAAACAGAACCTCATTCTGTGGAACCTGTTCGCCCAGGGCATCGACAAGGTCCTCATTCACCTGATGACCTGCACACAGAGG GGAATGTGGAGCATCACGATGGTCCAGTTGATTGCTCTCACTTACAAAGACCAACATGTAGGCACGCTGCAAAAACTCTTGAATCTCTGGTTCGAGGCATCACTAAGTGAAAGCTCGGAAGACAACGAGAGCAACACTTCTCCTCCA GATCAAGGATCAGGTGACTCTTCCCCGATGCTGACCTCAGATCCAACGTCAGATTCGTCTGACAACAGCTCTGCCAGCACCAACAAGAGCAACAATATGGAAGTCGGTTGCAACAACAAGCAG CATTGCCAGAGGATGCACACCGACCACATCAAAAATCCAAACAAAA TGGCCGCAGAACTAGCACGCAAGGCTCAACCCGCAGGCCCTGCAGGTTCAGGCGCAGCCAGAGGCAAGGGAGGTGGTAGCAAAACTCAGCACAAAAAGGATCGTCAGCACGGAGGAGAATCTGAGGCCCAAAAGCAAACGGCAGCGAACCAAAATTCAGAG CAGTCGAGTGGCAGCCCCAGCATTGCCAGctcgagcagcagcagtggcatCGGCAGCAGACCATCCACATCCACCTCGGTCGCAATTTCGCAGCCCTCTCCTGGTTCCAGCAATTCGAGCGGGAGGCCTCCGTCGCCAGTGCCGTCCACTTCATCGTCTGGTGCGTCTTCCGCCTCTTTGCAGCCAGCCACGCCGAACAACAACCAGACCAAGCCAGGAGTCCCAG gaGTAGCCACGAACCCGCACGTGAAGCGGAGTTGCATCTCCTCGTCTGAAATGTCTGACTGCGGATACGGCACCCAAGTCGAAAACCAAGAGTCCGTTTCTACCTCCAGCAACGAAGACGATCTGCCGCAAAA CAGGGGAATGAAACCGGTGCACCAGAAGCCGCATAATCCAAACAAAATCAGGCAACAAAAGCCGCCAACGTCGCTATCGAACAGCGATAAGAAAGAGTGGCGGCGCAAGAAGCTGGTCAAGCGGTCGCGGACAAATAT ACTGAACGTCAAAGCTCTGATGCAGCACACGCCGACTGACGAGGACATCTCGCACCTACTAAAGGAGTTCACGGTCGACTTCCTGCTCAAGGGCTACGGCCCCTTGGTGCAGGAACTCCACCTCCAGTTGCTCTCCGAGCTGGGCATGCCAGTGGACACATCGCATTTTTTCTGGCTCGTTACGTACTTCCTAAAATTCGCTTCGCAGCTTGAACTCGAGCTTGAGAACATAGG GCCTGTTCTCTCGTCTCGGGTAGTTTCGTACCTTACCTTCGAAGGCGTTAATTTAAGTGAGCAGCTGCAGTTAGCCCTGATGCAACAAGAAATGGATCTCAAACCCTGCCTGCGGAGGCTGCATTTG GTTGTCACCGCGATCCGGGAGTTCATTCAGGCAGTGGAAACCTATCGGAAGTCAAATCACTTGAGTCCAGAAGACAAAGAGTTTCTTTCACAGCTGCAAA CTGAGATCAGTACAATGGGAGATTTGCGCAATTTGTTTGTGCTCCTGCTGAGACAATACAATCCAAGCATGCAGAGCAAACAGTACCTTCAGGACCTGATTGCCACCAATCACATCCTGCTCCTCTTCTTAGAAAACTGCTGCTCGAAAGGCTCGAGCTTTAACATGACCGAGCATATCAGACA attttcCACACCTGAAATGATGCTTCAGTATGGGAGACTACTGGAAAGTTTCCATGAGAACGGCAAATTTGTGAATGACTGCGTATTTACGATGATGCATCACATCTCTGGAGACATGAATCAAGTCGGCGCTCTCTTTCAACCGGGAATACTGAAAACCTTCTCACTCATCTGGGAGCAGGACTTTGAAGTTTGCGAT GACTGGTCAGACTTGATCGAGTATGTGATCCACAAGTTTGTGAACACTCCGCGCAGGGGTCACCCCATGTTGCCACTCAGCAGCGTCGGTCCAGAGCTAAAAGTCGAGGAAGTCCCTCCTGATCTACCTCAACCGCCAACGCTGGAACAAAATTTGAGCAG ATGGACTAAGGAGGAATGTGATATTCTGTACTGGTACTACGTGCAAAGCGCTCAGAGTGACGACCCAGTTGATAACATTCGCAACATGTTTGTTGAGAATGGTTCTTCAAGCAAAACCCGGGTCGCG ATAATTGAGCAGCTTTACACGCAAGATATCATACCGCATGCCCAGTACCTCGACCTCCTGAAGCAGGAAGCAGTCGTAAGACTTAAA GGACTGCAAGGTCAGGTGAATGAGAGCATGGACGTGGTGGAAATCTCCGGGTCCAGTACGCCCTCCGTCGTGCAGGTCAGCTCCTGCAACCTAGAATCACAGGAAAAGCAGCAACAGAGCTCAGACAACATTGTCAGCCTCATCg cTCTGCTCACCGCAGAGAGTCACGCATCGCAGATCGTGTGGCTGCAGTCGGTTTTGCTGGAAATGTGTTACGTGAAGCTGCACTACAAGACCCTGCACTCGACGCTGCACAGCTTCACCATGGAGCCCGTTCCCTACCACTACTCgc TAATGCGCCAGAGTGTGCCGCTGGTGCCGTGGAATCTGGAACAGAGCACCGTGCTGGCGTATCCACCCTTTGTGCTTTTGCTGCACAAGCTGGGCTTCCACCTACCCGGCGACGTTGGCAAGGTGTTTCCAAGGATACCACACTTCTGGACGGCCGAAGTGCTCTACGCCACGGCCCTCAAACTCGGAGCCATCAACACTT GTGCGTTGAAGTTCGACCCGCAGGAGTTGAACTCAAGCACATGCAGTGCTTCGCAGCTGATGTCGATCAACGAAGCCGAGGAGACCAGTTTGCCAGGACCATCGATGAGCACTGGCATTCACACTTTGCCAGCAACCTCAGCAGTTCCGTTCGCACCAAT GCCCGAGGGAAACGCTAATTGGATGCAACTTGTTACGAAGGCAAAGAGGGCGAGTAG TCCAAGAGGAAAGAGACGGAAATAA